Proteins from a genomic interval of Aquila chrysaetos chrysaetos chromosome 20, bAquChr1.4, whole genome shotgun sequence:
- the CPNE9 gene encoding copine-9: MASPGALEPAAGSVPGTKVELTVSCRNLLDMDTFSKSDPVVVLFVQGSGSSEWKEFGRTEVIDNTLNPDFVRKFVLDYYFEEKQNLRFDVYNVDSKSCSVLKQKDFLGQAFVALGEVIGSQRGRLERALTGVPGKRCGTILLLAEELSNCRDIVTMQLCANKLDKKDFFGKSDPFLVFYRSNEDGTFTICHKTEVVKNTLNPVWQPFTIPVRALCNGDYDRTVKIDVYDWDRDGSHDFIGEFATSYRELSRAQSQFTVYEVLNPRKKCKKKKYVNSGTVTLLSFSVESEFTFVDYIRGGTQLNFTVAIDFTASNGMPSQPTSLHYASPYQLSAYALALKAVGEIIQDYDSDKLFPAYGFGAKLPPDGKISHQFPLNNNVDNPSCAGIEGVLESYLQSLRTVQLYGPTNFAPVINQVAGAAAQVTDGSQYHVLLIITDGVISDMLQTKEAIVTASALPMSIIIVGVGPAEFEAMEELDGDEVRVSSRGRYAERDIVQFVPFRDYVDDSGNQVLSMARLAKDVLAEIPEQLLSYMKTRDIKPRRADPQ, encoded by the exons ATGGCGTCTCCGGGAGCGCTGGAGCCGGCGGCCGGCAGCGTGCCGGGCACCAAGGTGGAGCTCACCGTGTCCTGCCG GAACCTGCTGGACATGGACACCTTCTCCAAGTCTGACCCAG TGGTGGTCCTCTTCGTACAGGGCTCGGGGAGCAGTGAGTGGAAGGAG TTTGGGCGCACCGAGGTGATCGACAACACCCTGAATCCCGACTTCGTCCGCAAGTTTGTCCTCGACTACTACTTCGAGGAGAAGCAAAACCTCCGCTTCGACGT CTACAACGTGGACTCCAAGAGCTGCTCCGTTTTAAAGCAG AAG GACTTCCTGGGGCAGGCGTTCGTGGCGCTGGGGGAGGTGATCGGGTCCCAGCGGGGCCGCCTGGAGAGAGCCCTCAC GGGTGTCCCAGGGAAGCGGTGTGGGACCATCCTGCTGCTGGCCGAGGAGCTGAGCAACTGCCGG gacaTCGTCACGATGCAGCTTTGTGCCAACAAGCTGGACAAGAAGGACTTCTTTGGAAAATCCGACCCCTTCCTCGTCTTCTACCGCAGCAACGAGGATGGCAC CTTCACCATCTGCCATAAGACGGAGGTGGTGAAGAACACGCTCAACCCGGTGTGGCAGCCCTTCACCATCCCCGTGCGTGCCCTCTGCAACGGCGACTATGACCG GACGGTGAAGATAGACGTGTACGACTGGGACCGCGACGGGAG CCACGACTTCATCGGGGAGTTTGCCACCAGCTACCGGGAGCTCTCCCGAGCGCAGAGCCAGTTCACGGTGTATGAG GTGCTGAACCccaggaagaaatgcaagaagaagaaatacgTGAACTCCGGCACC GTGACTCTGCTCTCCTTTTCCGTCGAGTCTGAGTTCACCTTCGTTGACTACATCCGGGGCGG gaCGCAGCTGAATTTCACCGTCGCCATCGATTTCACGGCCTCCAACG GGATGCCGTCGCAGCCCACCTCGCTGCACTACGCGAGCCCCTACCAGCTGAGCGCCTACGCCCTGGCGCTGAAGGCGGTGGGGGAGATCATCCAGGACTACGACAGTGACAAGCTCTTCCCTGCCTACGGCTTCGGCGCCAAACTCCCACCCGACGGCAAGATCTCCCACCAGTTCCCCCTG AACAACAATGTGGACAATCCCAGCTGCGCCGGCATCGAGGGCGTGCTGGAGTCCTACCTCCAGAGCCTGCGCACCGTCCAGCTCTACGGTCCCACCAACTTCGCCCCCGTCATCAACCAGGTGGCTGG GGCGGCCGCCCAGGTGACCGACGGCTCGCAGTACCACGTCCTCCTCATCATCACCGATGGCGTCATCTCTGACATGCTGCAGACCAAGGAAGCCATCGTCACC GCTTCCGCCTTGCCCATGTCCATCATCATCGTGGGAGTGGGTCCTGCTGAGTTTGAGG ccatggaggaGCTGGATGGTGATGAGGTACGGGTGTCGTCCCGGGGACGCTACGCCGAGAGGGACATCGTACAG TTTGTGCCGTTTCGGGATTACGTGGACGACTCAGGAAACCAGGTGCTGAGCATGGCCCGCCTGGCCAAGGACGTGCTGGCCGAGATCCCCGAGCAGCTGCTCTCCTACATGAAGACCCGCGACATCAAGCCTCGCCGGGCGGACCCCCAGTAG